A single window of Magnetococcus marinus MC-1 DNA harbors:
- the tnpB gene encoding IS66 family insertion sequence element accessory protein TnpB (TnpB, as the term is used for proteins encoded by IS66 family insertion elements, is considered an accessory protein, since TnpC, encoded by a neighboring gene, is a DDE family transposase.): protein MMRPSPDISVVHLCLEPVDFRKGINGLAALVEAELELNPFDEALFVFRNRSLDKVKILYWERNGFCLWQKRLEKDRFHWLRQGGAAEIQITGRQLNWLLDGYNLAAMKGHNKLHFSSIV from the coding sequence ATGATGCGCCCATCGCCGGATATTTCTGTCGTCCATCTTTGTTTGGAGCCGGTGGATTTCAGGAAGGGGATCAACGGACTGGCTGCATTGGTGGAGGCAGAACTGGAGTTGAATCCCTTTGATGAGGCTCTGTTCGTGTTTCGCAATCGATCATTGGACAAGGTGAAAATCCTTTACTGGGAACGTAATGGCTTCTGCCTGTGGCAAAAGCGGCTGGAAAAGGACCGATTTCACTGGTTGCGCCAGGGAGGTGCCGCAGAAATCCAAATCACGGGGCGGCAGCTGAATTGGCTACTTGATGGCTACAACCTGGCGGCAATGAAGGGTCACAATAAACTGCATTTTTCTTCGATTGTATAG
- the istA gene encoding IS21 family transposase, whose translation METRAKIRRDREVLKKSIKQISRDRHVSRNTVRKILEEEPGQEIGYQRSIQPRPQLGPYVERLEKILEADWPQPRKQRLQAKQIFETLAYEGYQGAYDSVRRYVKAWRTEKGRNPGTVFIPLYFEPGSAYQFDWSYESAVLGGVHQSIKVAHFRLAHSRMIFVVAFLRESLEMLLDAHNRAFKFFGGCPHQGIYDNLSTAVDKILKGKERTFNSRFEAMCDHFLVEPVACTPAAGWEKGQVEKQVRDVRNWFFKPIPQFADLEELNHWLADRCWGWASTHPHPEQKQRTVAAVFQQEREHLIRFSRPFDAYKERECRVSSTSLIQYDGNQYSVEAIAARKAVTIRAYAERIMVIHKGKVVADHLRNLSKG comes from the coding sequence TTGGAGACGAGAGCAAAAATCAGACGGGATCGAGAGGTCCTGAAGAAGTCGATCAAGCAAATCAGCAGAGATCGACATGTTTCGCGCAATACGGTGCGTAAGATATTGGAGGAAGAGCCAGGTCAGGAGATCGGCTACCAACGTTCGATTCAACCTCGGCCTCAACTTGGGCCGTATGTCGAAAGGTTGGAAAAGATTCTGGAAGCGGATTGGCCTCAGCCCCGCAAACAGCGTCTGCAAGCAAAGCAGATTTTTGAAACGTTGGCTTATGAGGGCTATCAGGGCGCATATGACAGCGTTCGCCGCTATGTAAAAGCATGGCGAACTGAAAAGGGAAGAAACCCAGGCACAGTATTTATCCCTCTCTACTTTGAGCCTGGATCAGCCTATCAGTTTGATTGGAGCTATGAGAGCGCCGTTCTGGGTGGAGTCCATCAAAGCATCAAGGTGGCCCATTTTCGCTTGGCTCACAGCCGCATGATCTTTGTGGTCGCCTTCCTGCGGGAATCCCTGGAGATGCTTCTGGATGCGCATAACCGGGCTTTTAAGTTTTTTGGAGGTTGCCCCCACCAGGGTATTTACGACAACCTCTCGACAGCGGTGGATAAGATTCTCAAGGGCAAGGAGCGCACATTTAATAGCCGCTTTGAGGCGATGTGCGATCACTTTTTGGTAGAGCCCGTAGCCTGTACGCCAGCAGCGGGTTGGGAGAAGGGCCAGGTAGAGAAACAAGTCCGGGATGTTCGCAACTGGTTTTTCAAACCCATTCCCCAGTTTGCTGATCTGGAAGAGTTGAATCACTGGCTTGCGGACCGCTGTTGGGGATGGGCGTCCACGCATCCTCACCCAGAACAGAAACAGCGCACAGTAGCCGCCGTGTTTCAACAAGAGCGGGAGCATCTGATCCGTTTCAGCCGCCCATTTGACGCTTATAAAGAGCGTGAGTGTCGCGTCTCATCGACCAGTCTGATTCAATATGACGGCAATCAATACAGCGTGGAGGCGATAGCCGCGCGCAAGGCCGTTACCATACGGGCCTATGCAGAACGAATCATGGTGATTCACAAAGGAAAAGTGGTTGCAGATCATCTGCGCAATCTGAGCAAGGGGTGA
- the tnpA gene encoding IS66 family insertion sequence element accessory protein TnpA, which yields MEDKSIEASVLSEKQRYWLDHLRSCRSEVGTIKEYAEVHKLSLPSLYFWKRKLTQMGFLEESGSGKRRFQRLELSSKSSAGVCRIQFPNGMTVEWSGNGGESLLSVLRSVAAL from the coding sequence ATGGAAGACAAATCAATTGAGGCGTCTGTGCTGAGTGAGAAGCAGCGGTACTGGCTGGATCATTTACGCAGTTGTCGTTCTGAGGTCGGCACCATTAAGGAGTACGCTGAAGTCCATAAGCTGAGCCTTCCATCGTTGTATTTTTGGAAGCGCAAGCTGACGCAAATGGGTTTTCTGGAAGAGTCAGGATCAGGCAAGCGACGTTTTCAGCGATTGGAATTGAGTTCAAAGTCTTCAGCAGGGGTCTGCCGGATTCAGTTCCCAAATGGTATGACGGTGGAGTGGTCAGGGAATGGTGGCGAGAGCTTGCTCTCTGTCCTGCGATCTGTGGCAGCCTTGTGA
- a CDS encoding IS1634 family transposase, translated as MYIRRTQTRNTATGESYYTHRLVQSLRVGTKVRQVTLLNLGRHFAIGQNHWPTLCSRIDQLLSPQKTLISLDCPSQVEREAQRIVAQLLTRQPEAIPSAKETETGLSPEDVQTVLVDSLEMSRPRSVGVEQVGLWAMGKAGFTELLADVGLTGPQRAAAIGAIIGRMAAPGSERALHRWLSAQSGLGELLDVDFETMSLMQFYRVSDLLIRNREAIENRLFSKINDLFNLPGTVTLYDLTNTYFEGEAEGNSKAQRGRSKEKRCDSPLLTLGLVLDGSGFVRRSQIFPGNVSEGSTLEGMLKGLNAPNGALVVMDRGVATEANLVWLRDKGYRYLVVSRERERQFDFNGAACIETAAKEQIHIQKVLSDDGQEVRLYCHSQRRAEKEKGISRRFAERFEAGLTKLSEGLSKPRTTKNIDKLWERIGRLKEKNRGIGQHYHIEIIPDDSGLQAQAIHWKQKPLDGTSLTHPGVYCLRSNETGWDEERLWRTYITLTDLESVFRSLKSELGLRPLFHRKEERSDGHLFITVLTYQIVQIIRQQLAEKGIHGRWSTLRDILSSQCRITASFRRPDGHSLQVRKATRPEPEQQKIFQALGIHANPGGVKKMVV; from the coding sequence CTGCTAAGCCCTCAGAAGACACTGATTTCTCTTGATTGTCCTTCGCAAGTGGAGCGGGAGGCCCAGCGTATTGTCGCGCAATTGTTGACCCGTCAGCCGGAAGCAATCCCGTCTGCCAAGGAGACGGAAACCGGCCTTTCCCCAGAGGATGTGCAAACAGTATTGGTGGACTCTCTTGAAATGAGCCGCCCCCGGAGTGTGGGGGTGGAGCAGGTGGGACTATGGGCCATGGGTAAGGCAGGGTTTACAGAACTGTTGGCCGATGTCGGACTAACCGGCCCTCAGCGAGCCGCAGCCATCGGCGCCATTATTGGACGCATGGCCGCACCTGGTTCCGAACGGGCGCTGCATAGATGGCTCAGCGCCCAAAGCGGCCTAGGGGAGTTGCTTGATGTGGACTTCGAGACCATGAGCCTGATGCAATTTTACCGAGTTTCAGACCTATTGATCAGAAACCGCGAGGCTATCGAAAACAGATTGTTTTCCAAGATTAACGATCTATTCAACCTGCCGGGCACCGTCACCTTATACGATTTGACCAATACCTATTTTGAGGGAGAGGCAGAAGGAAACAGCAAAGCTCAGCGGGGGCGCTCAAAGGAGAAGCGTTGCGACTCTCCCCTGTTGACCTTGGGTCTGGTACTCGACGGTAGCGGGTTTGTGCGCCGTTCGCAGATTTTCCCCGGCAATGTCTCCGAAGGGAGCACCCTGGAAGGGATGCTCAAAGGCTTGAATGCTCCCAATGGTGCCTTGGTGGTTATGGATCGGGGGGTAGCCACTGAGGCCAATCTTGTCTGGTTACGCGACAAAGGCTATCGTTATCTGGTGGTCAGCCGAGAACGCGAGCGGCAATTCGATTTCAACGGTGCTGCATGTATCGAAACGGCCGCAAAGGAACAGATCCACATCCAAAAAGTTCTCAGCGACGATGGCCAGGAGGTGAGGCTTTACTGTCATTCCCAACGCCGTGCGGAAAAGGAAAAGGGGATCTCCCGGCGTTTTGCCGAGCGCTTTGAAGCCGGTCTGACTAAGCTCTCCGAGGGGCTTTCCAAGCCCCGCACCACAAAGAATATCGATAAACTTTGGGAGCGCATTGGACGGCTGAAAGAAAAAAATCGTGGTATAGGCCAGCACTACCACATCGAAATCATCCCGGACGACAGTGGTTTGCAGGCCCAAGCCATCCATTGGAAACAAAAACCGCTCGATGGCACCTCGCTGACCCACCCTGGGGTCTACTGCCTGCGTAGCAACGAGACCGGCTGGGATGAGGAGCGCTTATGGCGCACCTACATCACCCTCACGGATCTGGAATCGGTGTTTCGCTCTCTCAAATCGGAATTGGGCTTGCGTCCACTCTTCCATCGGAAAGAGGAACGCAGCGATGGTCATCTGTTTATCACCGTGCTGACCTACCAGATCGTACAGATAATACGTCAACAATTGGCGGAAAAAGGTATCCACGGTCGCTGGAGCACGCTGCGAGACATCCTCTCCAGCCAGTGCCGGATTACCGCTTCATTTCGACGACCCGATGGACATTCCTTGCAGGTGCGCAAAGCCACCAGACCTGAGCCTGAACAACAGAAAATCTTCCAGGCGCTTGGAATCCATGCAAACCCAGGCGGGGTGAAAAAGATGGTCGTCTGA
- a CDS encoding group II intron maturase-specific domain-containing protein: MHCRSLKQLQWIKKRIEQRLKLCKLSLNDKKTRVVYCKDSRRSGEWTCQSFDFLGYTFRPRSSRNHRGELFVSFSPAISRKASKSLRQTIRREWKLQARSQHSIEELARRLNPVITGWINYYGRFCRSEMHSVLDRINVSAHLSPSTTLPVQQQISNSTGATSRTHPRFALWRGPQRPL, translated from the coding sequence GTGCATTGCCGTTCCTTGAAGCAGTTGCAGTGGATCAAGAAGAGGATTGAACAGCGCTTGAAGCTCTGCAAATTGTCTCTCAACGACAAAAAGACGCGAGTTGTCTATTGTAAAGATTCTCGTAGGTCAGGGGAGTGGACGTGTCAGAGCTTTGATTTTCTGGGCTATACCTTTCGTCCAAGGTCATCACGCAACCACCGTGGAGAGCTTTTTGTAAGCTTTAGTCCGGCAATCAGTCGGAAAGCTTCGAAATCTCTACGGCAGACCATTCGGCGGGAGTGGAAGCTCCAAGCGAGGAGCCAGCACTCTATTGAGGAACTGGCAAGACGTTTAAATCCAGTGATCACAGGTTGGATAAACTATTATGGCCGATTCTGTCGATCGGAGATGCACTCTGTATTGGACCGGATAAACGTAAGCGCCCATTTATCCCCATCAACTACCCTGCCGGTTCAGCAGCAGATTTCAAATTCCACGGGAGCAACAAGTCGAACTCATCCACGGTTTGCGCTGTGGCGAGGCCCTCAAAGACCTTTGTGA
- the tnpC gene encoding IS66 family transposase: protein MKTLPKTLPDDPAALREIILSLQAENVLLQDKSKRMEHEAQLLREKLNILIAKRFGRSSEKSDPRQLGLFDEAEVTAAEEPEEDAEEIQVPAHSRKVKSKGRKPLPEWLPRVDIIHELPESALVCGLDGHHLVEIGRETSEQLDIIPAKVQVLRHIQIKYGCPHCKQGVKTAPTPKRPIPKALATAALLAHVAVSKYADGLPLYRQGAILTRAGIDVCRTTLANWMIQCGQLVQPLINLMRDKMLDYDILQMDETTIQVLKEKDKVAASNSYMWVQRGGPPGSPVILFDYDPTRGAEVPKRLLAGYKGWLQTDGYAGYLGVGAQEDVILMGCFAHARRQFDEAIKALGKSKKGKIGKAGQALSLIRKLYAVEKDLREEEATPERRYKVRQERSRPIIDELKTWLEDNRAGVLPKSKLGEAMGYLTNQWSSLIRYLDDGRLEIDNNRAENAIRPFVIGRKNWLFSNSVRGAKASANLYSLIETAKANGWEPFVYLTKVFEGLATAQTVDEFDLLLPWNLKSAAEPAG from the coding sequence ATGAAAACGCTACCAAAGACACTCCCTGATGACCCTGCCGCTTTGCGGGAAATAATACTTTCCTTGCAGGCTGAAAATGTCCTTTTACAGGACAAAAGCAAGCGTATGGAGCATGAAGCCCAGCTTCTGAGGGAGAAGCTGAATATTCTCATTGCCAAGCGGTTTGGGCGTTCCAGTGAGAAGAGCGATCCCCGTCAGTTGGGTCTGTTCGATGAGGCAGAAGTGACGGCTGCCGAGGAACCTGAAGAGGATGCCGAAGAGATCCAGGTTCCTGCCCATAGCCGCAAAGTGAAGTCCAAAGGGCGCAAGCCATTGCCAGAGTGGCTACCCCGGGTGGATATCATTCATGAGTTGCCTGAGTCGGCATTGGTTTGTGGCCTGGATGGTCACCATTTGGTCGAGATTGGCCGTGAGACCAGCGAGCAACTGGATATTATTCCGGCCAAGGTGCAGGTATTGCGGCACATCCAGATCAAATATGGCTGTCCTCATTGCAAACAGGGCGTGAAGACGGCCCCTACACCCAAACGTCCCATTCCCAAGGCGTTGGCTACAGCTGCTCTATTGGCCCATGTGGCGGTATCCAAGTATGCCGATGGGTTACCGCTCTATCGACAGGGCGCCATTCTGACCCGTGCAGGGATTGATGTCTGTCGAACCACGCTGGCCAATTGGATGATCCAGTGCGGCCAACTGGTGCAGCCGTTGATCAATCTGATGCGGGACAAGATGCTGGATTACGATATCCTGCAGATGGATGAAACTACGATTCAAGTGCTTAAGGAAAAAGATAAAGTTGCAGCCAGCAACTCCTATATGTGGGTACAGCGAGGTGGTCCCCCGGGTAGTCCGGTGATTTTGTTTGATTACGATCCCACACGCGGTGCCGAGGTTCCGAAACGGCTGTTGGCGGGCTATAAAGGCTGGTTGCAAACGGATGGGTATGCAGGTTATCTGGGTGTGGGTGCGCAGGAAGATGTGATCCTGATGGGGTGTTTTGCGCATGCCCGTCGTCAATTCGACGAGGCGATCAAAGCGTTGGGAAAATCCAAAAAAGGCAAGATAGGCAAGGCTGGGCAGGCACTGTCGCTGATCCGGAAACTGTACGCTGTGGAAAAGGATCTGCGTGAGGAAGAGGCTACTCCAGAGCGACGTTACAAGGTGCGCCAGGAGCGTTCCCGCCCCATTATCGATGAGTTGAAAACCTGGCTGGAAGATAATCGAGCAGGGGTGTTACCGAAAAGCAAACTCGGCGAAGCGATGGGATATCTGACCAATCAGTGGTCCTCTCTGATTCGATATCTTGATGATGGACGCCTGGAAATTGACAACAACAGAGCCGAGAACGCCATTCGCCCCTTTGTGATTGGCAGGAAAAATTGGCTCTTCAGCAACTCTGTTCGAGGTGCAAAGGCCTCGGCAAACCTCTACAGTTTGATTGAAACGGCCAAAGCCAATGGTTGGGAGCCCTTCGTCTATCTCACAAAGGTCTTTGAGGGCCTCGCCACAGCGCAAACCGTGGATGAGTTCGACTTGTTGCTCCCGTGGAATTTGAAATCTGCTGCTGAACCGGCAGGGTAG
- the ltrA gene encoding group II intron reverse transcriptase/maturase, producing MNATKAFDIPKELVWQAYLDVKRSSGGPGLDGLTMEAFEEDLKNQLYRLWNRMSSGSYFPPPVMRVEIPKSDGGVRGLGIPTIGDRIAQAVVKRYLEPLVEPKFHEDSYGYRPNRSALDAVRQARQRCWRDDWVLDLDISKFFDKLDHALVMRAVKRFTDCKWVLLYIERWLKADVQLQDETILHREMGTPQGGVISPLLANIFLHLGFDQWMKENYPHIHFERYADDIVVHCRSLKQLQWIKKRIEQRLKLCKLSLNDKKTRVVYCKDSRRSGEWTCQSFDFLGYTFRPRSSRNHRGELFVSFSPAISRKASKSLRQTIRREWKLQARSQHSIEELARRLNPVITGWINYYGRFCRSEMHSVLDRINTALAFWAMRKFKKLRGHKTRAHKWLKGVAQREPSLFAHWKYQGWMTRAV from the coding sequence ATGAATGCGACAAAGGCTTTTGATATACCGAAAGAGTTAGTGTGGCAGGCCTATCTGGATGTGAAACGAAGTTCAGGAGGGCCTGGCCTTGATGGTCTAACGATGGAGGCATTTGAAGAAGATTTGAAGAATCAGCTGTATAGGTTATGGAACCGAATGTCGTCGGGCAGCTACTTTCCACCACCTGTCATGCGGGTAGAAATCCCCAAATCAGATGGTGGTGTGCGAGGGCTGGGTATTCCGACGATTGGTGATCGTATCGCGCAAGCGGTTGTGAAACGATATCTGGAGCCATTGGTGGAGCCAAAATTCCATGAAGACTCCTATGGATATCGTCCCAATCGCTCAGCTTTGGATGCCGTTAGACAGGCCCGCCAGCGCTGTTGGCGGGATGACTGGGTGCTTGATCTGGATATCAGCAAGTTTTTCGATAAACTGGATCATGCATTGGTAATGCGTGCGGTGAAGCGGTTTACAGATTGTAAGTGGGTTCTGCTCTACATCGAGAGGTGGTTAAAAGCAGATGTTCAACTACAGGATGAGACCATCCTTCATCGGGAGATGGGAACCCCCCAGGGCGGTGTAATCAGCCCTCTGCTTGCAAACATTTTTCTGCATCTTGGTTTCGATCAGTGGATGAAGGAGAATTATCCTCACATTCATTTTGAGCGTTATGCCGATGATATTGTCGTGCATTGCCGTTCCTTGAAGCAGTTGCAGTGGATCAAGAAGAGGATTGAACAGCGCTTGAAGCTCTGCAAATTGTCTCTCAACGACAAAAAGACGCGAGTTGTCTATTGTAAAGATTCTCGTAGGTCAGGGGAGTGGACGTGTCAGAGCTTTGATTTTCTGGGCTATACCTTTCGTCCAAGGTCATCACGCAACCACCGTGGAGAGCTTTTTGTAAGCTTTAGTCCGGCAATCAGTCGGAAAGCTTCGAAATCTCTACGGCAGACCATTCGGCGGGAGTGGAAGCTCCAAGCGAGGAGCCAGCACTCTATTGAGGAACTGGCAAGACGTTTAAATCCAGTGATCACAGGTTGGATAAACTATTATGGCCGATTCTGTCGATCGGAGATGCACTCTGTATTGGACCGGATAAACACCGCTCTTGCCTTCTGGGCAATGCGTAAGTTCAAGAAACTCCGTGGGCACAAGACCCGAGCGCACAAGTGGCTCAAAGGGGTTGCCCAGAGAGAGCCATCTTTGTTTGCGCATTGGAAATATCAGGGCTGGATGACAAGAGCCGTATGA